Proteins from one Podarcis raffonei isolate rPodRaf1 chromosome 1, rPodRaf1.pri, whole genome shotgun sequence genomic window:
- the MAPK1IP1L gene encoding MAPK-interacting and spindle-stabilizing protein-like, translating to MSAADDFSLADALPDTSPAKNASLGNTKPAQQPGQPPQAWPASNPWNNPPSAPPAAMSGLPPSTSTSNVPFGPPPTGMYPSLPPGAPAPFPPPGSACPPPGTPYPPPGPAPPGQYPPPNMSFPELPRPYGGPADPAAPPAAAVGPWGSMSAGGGWGPAVGGQYPAPSVPYPPPGPYSTPTQAPGAAPTVPWGAVPPGPWGPSPPAPFPPPTGSYPAPGLYPTPPNPYQVPPAPAGAPSMPGGLHPYR from the exons ATGTCAGCTGCTGACGACTTCTCG CTGGCGGATGCTCTCCCGGACACGTCTCCTGCCAAGAACGCCTCCTTGGGCAACACGAAACCTGCTCAGCAACCTGGCCAGCCCCCCCAAGCCTGGCCCGCTTCCAACCCCTGGAACAACCCGCCGAGCGCTCCCCCCGCGGCAATGTCGGGGCTGCCTCCCAGCACGTCCACCTCCAACGTTCCTTTTGGACCCCCTCCCACGGGAATgtacccttccctcccccccggAGCCCCTGCCCCCTTCCCACCTCCTGGGTCGGCTTGCCCCCCTCCCGGCACCCCTTACCCGCCCCCGGGCCCTGCCCCACCCGGCCAGTACCCTCCTCCAAACATGTCCTTCCCAGAACTCCCCAGGCCCTACGGGGGCCCAGCAGATCCGGCCGCGCCCCCTGCCGCCGCCGTCGGGCCGTGGGGGTCCATGTCTGCCGGAGGAGGGTGGGGGCCCGCCGTGGGGGGCCAGTACCCTGCGCCTAGTGTGCCGTACCCACCCCCAGGGCCGTATTCCACTCCCACCCAGGCACCGGGGGCCGCTCCTACAGTGCCGTGGGGCGCCGTCCCCCCTGGACCATGGGGGCCTTCGCCACCAGCCCCATTTCCCCCGCCTACAGGGTCCTATCCGGCTCCAGGACTGTACCCAACGCCACCGAATCCTTACCAAGTGCCACCTGCGCCCGCTGGAGCTCCGTCCATGCCGGGGGGCCTTCAT